One genomic window of Tatumella citrea includes the following:
- a CDS encoding branched-chain amino acid aminotransferase produces MNSREIIWFDGEWSTTDKPVIGLTDHALWMASGVFDGARSVKGHLPDLEPHCQRAIRSAITMGMAPKISAEEIANLVREGLKQLPHDTDYYIKVLFFSPGGFLLPDPDTTTFALHIFETALPEDNGFSATFSPFRRPDATMAPTEAKASCLYPNTQRIIREANQRDFNTAAVLDAEGNIAEFAAANLWIVKNGIAYTPVPNGTFLNGITRQRVIKLLSGDGIKVEEVTLTPEDVLNADEIFSTGNHGKVLHCNRIEDKALTRGPVSARARELYQEFTLQSEKVAG; encoded by the coding sequence ATGAATAGTCGCGAAATCATTTGGTTTGATGGAGAGTGGAGTACAACGGACAAGCCGGTTATTGGATTAACCGATCATGCACTATGGATGGCTTCAGGGGTATTTGATGGCGCGCGCTCTGTCAAAGGCCACCTGCCGGATCTCGAACCGCACTGCCAGCGGGCGATCCGTTCCGCGATCACTATGGGTATGGCTCCTAAAATCTCTGCAGAAGAGATTGCGAATCTGGTTCGTGAAGGTCTGAAACAACTGCCTCATGATACTGATTACTATATTAAGGTCCTGTTCTTCTCTCCGGGCGGATTCCTGTTACCTGATCCGGATACCACCACTTTCGCATTGCATATTTTTGAAACTGCTCTGCCGGAAGATAACGGATTTAGCGCTACCTTCAGCCCGTTCCGTCGTCCGGATGCGACTATGGCTCCGACCGAAGCAAAAGCGTCCTGCCTGTACCCGAATACACAGCGTATTATCCGCGAAGCTAACCAGCGTGACTTTAACACCGCTGCAGTGCTGGATGCAGAAGGCAACATTGCTGAGTTTGCCGCTGCTAACCTGTGGATCGTGAAAAATGGTATCGCCTATACACCGGTGCCAAACGGTACTTTCCTGAACGGGATTACCCGCCAGCGAGTGATTAAGCTGCTGAGTGGTGACGGAATTAAGGTAGAGGAAGTGACCCTGACTCCGGAAGATGTACTGAATGCCGATGAAATTTTCAGTACCGGTAACCACGGAAAAGTCCTGCACTGCAACCGCATTGAAGACAAAGCCCTCACCCGTGGTCCTGTCAGTGCCCGCGCCCGTGAGCTGTATCAGGAATTTACTCTGCAATCAGAGAAAGTTGCCGGATAA